In Streptomyces sp. SN-593, a single genomic region encodes these proteins:
- a CDS encoding MFS transporter has translation MPREGWRRAGRADEPDGRRLVIVFAITQTLGYGCLSQGFSVLLIPMSHDLHSSRTAITVASTISTLVGAFAAYPVGRVMDLYGGRALMTTGSMCGVTGVFLWSWSTGLPGLYAAFVLIGLALAMSTYDAAFAVVVVATAKDRRDGAIVTITMITGFLTSFFYPLVGWLQGGLGWRTTLDVLAVVMMLVVVPAHLWAVPGHATHRSRIARRTGFRLGDAIRTARFWLLLVSFVAQAGTTSGFLVMMVTYFQNVGFGAHTAATLPLAVGVLQLTSRLALAPLSARFGMLPVTTFSFAAQALGLLLLPLAGTSVLPTVLCIMAFGLGYGISVVARPSVVAGTFGVTRFASIMAVTAVPMALARAGTPLVAAWLEDWRFLVLLGSVTAVAAVALLPLVRYQHRPAEGPA, from the coding sequence GTGCCCCGCGAGGGGTGGCGGCGTGCCGGCCGTGCCGACGAGCCGGACGGCCGGCGGCTCGTGATCGTCTTCGCGATCACCCAGACCCTGGGCTACGGGTGCCTGTCGCAGGGCTTCTCGGTGCTCCTGATCCCGATGTCCCACGATCTGCACAGTTCGCGCACCGCCATCACCGTGGCCTCGACGATCTCCACGCTCGTCGGCGCCTTCGCGGCCTACCCGGTCGGCCGGGTCATGGACTTGTACGGTGGGCGGGCCCTGATGACCACCGGCTCCATGTGCGGCGTGACGGGCGTCTTCCTGTGGTCGTGGTCGACCGGACTGCCCGGGCTGTACGCGGCGTTCGTGCTCATCGGCCTGGCCCTGGCGATGTCGACGTACGACGCGGCGTTCGCCGTCGTGGTGGTCGCCACCGCGAAGGACCGCCGGGACGGCGCCATCGTGACCATCACCATGATCACGGGCTTCCTGACCAGCTTCTTCTATCCGCTCGTCGGGTGGCTGCAGGGCGGGCTCGGCTGGCGCACCACGCTCGACGTGCTGGCGGTCGTCATGATGCTCGTCGTCGTCCCCGCGCACCTGTGGGCCGTACCGGGACATGCCACCCACCGCAGCCGGATCGCCCGGCGCACCGGGTTCCGGTTGGGCGACGCGATCAGGACGGCGCGGTTCTGGCTGCTGCTCGTCTCGTTCGTCGCTCAGGCCGGCACCACGTCCGGCTTCCTGGTCATGATGGTGACCTACTTCCAGAACGTCGGCTTCGGCGCCCACACGGCCGCGACACTGCCGCTCGCGGTCGGGGTCCTCCAGCTCACCTCGCGCCTGGCGCTGGCACCCCTGTCGGCGCGGTTCGGCATGCTGCCCGTCACGACGTTCTCCTTCGCCGCGCAGGCGCTCGGGCTGCTCCTTCTGCCGCTTGCCGGTACGTCCGTCCTGCCCACGGTCCTGTGCATCATGGCCTTCGGACTCGGCTACGGGATCAGCGTGGTCGCCCGGCCGTCGGTCGTGGCCGGCACCTTCGGCGTCACGCGGTTCGCGAGCATCATGGCCGTGACGGCGGTGCCGATGGCACTCGCCCGTGCGGGGACACCGCTGGTCGCCGCGTGGTTGGAGGACTGGCGGTTCCTGGTCCTGCTGGGTTCGGTCACCGCTGTCGCGGCCGTCGCCCTCCTGCCGCTCGTGCGCTACCAGCACCGACCGGCCGAGGGCCCCGCGTGA
- a CDS encoding LLM class flavin-dependent oxidoreductase: MTSPTEASAGTAGTGPVPAAVTADAGAEGAGAAAGRPFRLGFLLHLDSDLTPAAAYRQAVDLFVDAERLGYDSGWVIHRHFRQGNEHVSAPLVLLAAIAEHTTRIRLGTGVLVLPLADPLTVAEDAAVVDELSGGRLELGVGSGPFPTAWEAFGRSLQDRYRLFDESVARLHRILEGHPVNSAGEVLHPPGAGVRRRLWQATTSEPTRALGAAVAAAKAGDGLQLSRAGDWPGRQSAQQQAEIAAAYRTAAAEAGCEPRVQISRAVYPHPDRAAAIRAVTPGVRRWQSWAPQRRDVADLGVEEYLERDRSLLGPSEAVAESLAADPSLADATDLLVSFVPGVPDYGEHLRLLAATAQEVAPLLGWRPLQTP; encoded by the coding sequence ATGACATCTCCGACTGAGGCATCGGCCGGCACGGCGGGCACCGGACCGGTGCCCGCGGCCGTGACCGCGGACGCGGGCGCGGAGGGGGCCGGAGCGGCGGCCGGCCGCCCCTTCAGGCTCGGCTTCCTGCTCCACCTCGACTCCGACCTCACCCCCGCCGCGGCGTACCGCCAGGCCGTCGACCTGTTCGTCGACGCCGAACGACTCGGGTACGACTCCGGCTGGGTCATCCACCGCCACTTCCGTCAGGGGAACGAGCACGTCTCCGCCCCGCTCGTTCTCCTGGCCGCGATCGCCGAGCACACCACCCGGATCCGGCTCGGCACCGGCGTGCTCGTCCTGCCGCTCGCGGACCCCTTGACCGTCGCGGAGGACGCCGCCGTGGTCGACGAACTCAGCGGCGGGCGGCTCGAACTCGGCGTCGGCTCAGGTCCGTTCCCGACCGCCTGGGAGGCATTCGGCCGCAGCCTCCAGGACCGGTACCGGCTCTTCGACGAGAGCGTGGCGAGACTTCACCGGATCCTCGAAGGGCATCCGGTCAACAGCGCCGGAGAGGTGCTGCACCCACCCGGTGCCGGTGTGCGGCGGCGGCTGTGGCAGGCGACCACGAGCGAGCCGACGCGGGCCCTCGGCGCGGCCGTCGCCGCCGCGAAGGCCGGCGACGGGTTGCAGCTCTCCCGGGCCGGCGACTGGCCCGGCCGGCAGAGCGCCCAGCAGCAGGCGGAGATCGCCGCCGCGTACCGCACGGCCGCCGCCGAGGCGGGGTGCGAGCCGCGCGTGCAGATCTCGCGCGCGGTCTATCCGCACCCCGACCGGGCCGCGGCGATCCGCGCCGTCACACCCGGCGTGCGCCGCTGGCAGTCATGGGCTCCCCAGCGCCGTGACGTCGCCGATCTCGGCGTCGAGGAGTACCTGGAGCGCGACCGGTCGCTGCTCGGGCCGTCGGAGGCCGTCGCGGAGTCCCTCGCCGCCGACCCGTCCCTCGCCGACGCCACCGATCTGCTCGTCAGTTTCGTCCCCGGCGTCCCCGACTACGGCGAGCACCTCCGCCTGCTCGCCGCCACCGCCCAGGAGGTCGCGCCGCTGCTCGGCTGGCGTCCCCTCCAGACCCCGTGA
- a CDS encoding NAD(P)-binding domain-containing protein yields MTSDTAPESRGARFLRHFGPDPVNWVRETGTDHDVVVVGGGQAGLGVGFALRRAGIGRVSVIDAAPPGATGVWRTVARMPTLRTPKIWPEPEFGHPELSFRAWYEERHGRAAYDALDRVPRLAWAAYLDWIGDTLRVPVRHRTRLVSVAPGEHGLALELAVTDENGTEERRTESTRRLVFANGVEGTGGFSFPEAFDGLPRALYAHTGEPIDFESLAGRKLGVIGAGASALDAAAAALENGAAEVHLFTRREKLLIQGDSPLGPANVGARENFHRRPDADRWRLKATTARAGRSCTLASVRRATAFDGFVVHLSAGWHKAVATEDGVRVEADDGTYRFDFLIAGTGYQYDPHTQAELAPVADQIALWEHRYRPPAGLENADLGRWPYLGSGYEFQEREPGTAPWVTRIHVFSAGAAMSFGIPVGDTQSLPTGVPRLVDAVGAALFAEDATLPPVSAPAGAPEKSTEDPFLRFYVDRLRRAAVTEG; encoded by the coding sequence ATGACTTCTGATACCGCGCCAGAATCCCGCGGCGCCCGTTTCCTGCGGCACTTCGGGCCCGACCCGGTCAATTGGGTGCGCGAGACCGGCACCGATCACGACGTCGTCGTCGTGGGTGGTGGACAGGCCGGGCTGGGCGTCGGCTTCGCCCTGCGGCGCGCCGGCATCGGCCGGGTCTCCGTGATCGACGCCGCTCCCCCGGGCGCAACCGGTGTCTGGCGGACCGTCGCGCGCATGCCCACGCTGCGTACGCCGAAGATCTGGCCCGAGCCCGAGTTCGGCCACCCGGAACTGAGCTTCCGCGCCTGGTACGAGGAACGCCACGGGCGGGCCGCCTACGACGCTCTCGACCGCGTCCCGCGCCTTGCGTGGGCGGCCTACCTCGACTGGATCGGGGACACCCTGCGGGTACCGGTACGGCACCGCACCCGCCTGGTGAGCGTCGCACCGGGGGAACACGGACTCGCCCTGGAACTCGCCGTCACCGACGAGAACGGCACCGAGGAGCGCCGCACCGAAAGCACCCGCCGGCTGGTTTTCGCGAACGGCGTCGAAGGCACTGGCGGTTTCTCCTTCCCTGAGGCTTTCGACGGTCTGCCGCGCGCGTTGTACGCACACACCGGCGAGCCCATCGATTTCGAAAGCCTCGCGGGCAGGAAGCTCGGTGTCATCGGCGCCGGCGCGTCCGCGCTGGATGCCGCGGCCGCAGCGCTCGAGAACGGCGCCGCCGAAGTACACCTGTTCACCCGGCGCGAGAAGCTGCTCATTCAGGGCGACTCCCCCCTGGGGCCGGCGAACGTCGGCGCGCGCGAGAACTTCCACCGGCGCCCGGACGCCGATCGGTGGAGGCTCAAGGCCACCACCGCTCGGGCGGGCCGCAGTTGCACCTTGGCGTCCGTCCGGCGGGCGACCGCGTTCGACGGCTTCGTGGTGCACCTCTCGGCCGGTTGGCACAAGGCCGTCGCCACCGAGGACGGCGTGCGGGTGGAGGCCGACGACGGCACGTACCGGTTCGACTTCCTGATCGCCGGTACGGGCTACCAGTACGACCCGCACACCCAGGCCGAACTGGCGCCCGTAGCCGATCAGATCGCCCTCTGGGAGCACCGCTACCGACCGCCGGCCGGGCTGGAGAACGCCGACCTGGGCCGCTGGCCGTACCTGGGCAGCGGCTACGAGTTCCAGGAGCGCGAACCGGGCACGGCTCCCTGGGTGACCCGCATCCACGTGTTCTCCGCCGGCGCCGCCATGAGCTTCGGCATACCCGTCGGCGACACGCAGTCGCTGCCGACCGGCGTCCCGCGGCTCGTCGACGCCGTCGGTGCCGCGCTGTTCGCCGAGGACGCGACGCTGCCGCCGGTGTCCGCTCCCGCAGGGGCGCCGGAGAAGAGCACCGAGGACCCGTTCCTGCGCTTCTACGTCGACCGCCTCCGGCGAGCAGCCGTGACCGAAGGCTGA
- the ssuE gene encoding NADPH-dependent FMN reductase — MPTVLSVSGSPSPTSRTGRLLRHLDTRLTRQGHHVVPLDVRTLPAEALLGADPGHPAIQAAARLFEEADGVVIGTPIYKSAYSGLLKTLLDLLPQYALAGKAVLPLATGGSPAHVLSVDYALRPVLNSMGADHVLPGWFVVDKHITVAADGTVTVQEDTASEVYRVADAFSATLTARHRSLAAA; from the coding sequence ATGCCCACCGTGCTCTCCGTCTCGGGAAGCCCGTCCCCGACCTCGCGCACCGGCCGCCTGCTGCGCCACCTCGACACGCGCCTGACCCGGCAGGGTCACCACGTGGTCCCGCTCGACGTCCGCACGTTGCCCGCCGAGGCGCTCCTGGGCGCCGACCCCGGGCACCCCGCGATCCAGGCCGCGGCCCGGCTGTTCGAAGAGGCCGACGGCGTGGTGATAGGAACACCCATCTACAAGTCGGCCTACTCCGGTCTGCTCAAGACCCTCCTGGACCTGCTGCCCCAGTACGCCCTCGCCGGCAAGGCGGTGCTGCCACTGGCCACCGGCGGCAGCCCCGCCCACGTCCTGTCCGTGGACTACGCCCTGCGGCCGGTGCTCAACTCCATGGGCGCCGACCATGTGCTGCCCGGCTGGTTCGTGGTCGACAAGCACATCACCGTCGCGGCGGACGGCACCGTCACCGTCCAGGAGGACACCGCCAGCGAGGTCTACCGGGTCGCCGACGCCTTCTCCGCGACGCTGACGGCCCGTCACCGCAGCCTCGCCGCCGCCTGA
- a CDS encoding putative leader peptide produces the protein MNQRKDLTRRRHVDLVRVSSGLCSPRAAR, from the coding sequence ATGAACCAGCGCAAGGACCTCACGCGTCGACGCCATGTCGACCTCGTGCGCGTGTCCAGCGGTCTCTGTTCGCCCCGCGCCGCCCGCTGA
- a CDS encoding DUF4265 domain-containing protein, which translates to MSSGSRSTTKVSAGPARRCGLRRTAPSGLVVLKDGGSAAARPTVLETFHRLGTTGEGIEQFRMVALDVPPDADLPRIRKLLEHGEAEGWWHWEEGGVTARWRATAET; encoded by the coding sequence ATGTCATCCGGGTCGAGGTCGACGACGAAGGTGTCCGCTGGGCCGGCGAGACGGTGCGGGCTTCGGAGAACTGCACCATCCGGGCTGGTAGTCCTGAAGGACGGCGGCTCGGCTGCCGCCCGGCCGACCGTGCTGGAGACGTTCCACCGTCTGGGCACAACGGGCGAGGGAATCGAGCAGTTCCGGATGGTGGCTCTCGATGTTCCACCGGACGCGGATCTGCCCCGTATCCGTAAGCTCCTGGAACACGGAGAGGCCGAAGGCTGGTGGCACTGGGAGGAGGGGGGTGTCACTGCCAGGTGGCGAGCCACCGCGGAGACGTGA
- a CDS encoding DUF6461 domain-containing protein, which translates to MTKTGADYAWLEEDFPDIAGAYCFTLVRGLSPAEVMSRLEGRPVAPLQGISAVVDAAFTQYDPEEGDRQLVATTTVGGWTLLIEPNGYLGVTEERAVPASGGTNWVSHFVNINGVGTFLWAEDQVLRLCFDPMFPEDRWGTGPDEVLDVMERIGFHLDEGTPETDLSSLAAFALAEHLTNVAITPALLQDTTFACATVQIR; encoded by the coding sequence ATGACGAAGACCGGAGCGGACTACGCGTGGCTCGAAGAGGACTTTCCAGACATCGCCGGGGCCTATTGCTTCACCCTGGTGCGGGGGCTGTCGCCTGCTGAGGTGATGTCCCGGCTCGAAGGACGACCGGTGGCGCCCCTGCAGGGCATTTCCGCAGTTGTCGACGCCGCCTTCACTCAGTACGACCCGGAGGAGGGGGATCGGCAGTTGGTCGCCACGACGACCGTGGGCGGCTGGACACTGCTGATCGAGCCCAACGGCTACCTCGGGGTCACCGAAGAACGAGCAGTGCCAGCCTCAGGGGGGACGAACTGGGTCTCCCACTTCGTCAATATCAACGGCGTCGGCACGTTCCTCTGGGCGGAGGACCAGGTCCTGCGATTGTGCTTCGACCCCATGTTCCCGGAGGACCGCTGGGGCACCGGGCCCGACGAAGTCCTCGACGTCATGGAGCGAATCGGCTTCCATCTCGATGAAGGGACTCCGGAAACGGATCTGTCCTCACTCGCGGCGTTCGCTCTGGCGGAGCACCTGACAAACGTCGCCATCACGCCGGCGCTGCTCCAGGACACGACGTTCGCCTGCGCCACCGTCCAGATTCGGTGA
- a CDS encoding cyclic-phosphate processing receiver domain-containing protein, with the protein MNEEPAAPMPVILGIDDLRPLPRATRIARTSIEGIQLLREHRDGFIDELWLDHDLGGDDSIMPVVTLMEEAAFSGRPFDIGTVFVHSANPIGAEAVVRALTRWNYHVRRATA; encoded by the coding sequence GTGAACGAGGAACCAGCCGCGCCGATGCCCGTCATCCTCGGCATAGACGATCTGCGGCCGCTGCCCAGGGCAACCCGGATCGCCCGTACCAGCATCGAGGGCATTCAGCTCTTGCGGGAGCATCGCGACGGGTTCATCGACGAGCTTTGGCTCGATCACGATCTCGGCGGGGATGACAGCATCATGCCCGTGGTGACCCTCATGGAAGAAGCCGCCTTCAGTGGACGGCCGTTCGACATTGGGACGGTCTTCGTGCACAGCGCCAACCCGATCGGCGCCGAGGCCGTCGTCCGGGCCCTGACACGCTGGAATTACCACGTCCGACGTGCGACAGCGTAG
- a CDS encoding AraC family transcriptional regulator, producing MPDAAVTDVLSDVFDMVEVRGMMTGGFAVRRPWFSRGPISQPLKLVALVAGSARLSADGPGGPDGPVELAPGDVVLLNHRALLDVRGGRGDEPPVELIPEAGFDSVDLASADLATDDVLVGGWIQVSPAGLALLGSALPGLVHVHASTSAASRLGGIVERLFDEASSGRLGSRFAIRQNGQLLLLEMLRSYLEQEEPPAGWLRLLADDSLRPALRLIHEQPGATWQLSELAHAAGMSRTSFAARFRAVAGTTPLAYLSRWRMLLAQRALRNPDVRVGALAAELGYSSESAFSTAFKREVGEAPLHYRRRSHLRA from the coding sequence ATGCCCGATGCCGCCGTGACAGATGTGCTCTCCGATGTCTTCGACATGGTCGAAGTGCGGGGGATGATGACGGGCGGTTTCGCGGTCCGCAGGCCGTGGTTTTCGCGCGGCCCGATCTCCCAACCGCTCAAGCTGGTGGCACTGGTCGCCGGGTCGGCCCGGCTCAGCGCCGACGGGCCCGGCGGCCCGGACGGCCCGGTCGAACTCGCCCCGGGCGATGTCGTGCTCCTCAACCACCGTGCCCTGCTCGACGTACGCGGCGGGCGCGGTGACGAACCACCGGTCGAGCTGATCCCCGAGGCCGGCTTCGACTCCGTCGACCTGGCCTCGGCCGACCTCGCCACCGACGACGTGCTCGTCGGCGGCTGGATTCAGGTGAGCCCGGCAGGACTCGCGCTGCTCGGCAGCGCCCTGCCCGGACTCGTCCACGTCCACGCCTCCACCTCGGCCGCCTCGCGTCTCGGCGGCATCGTCGAGCGGCTCTTCGACGAGGCCTCCAGCGGACGGCTCGGCTCACGATTCGCCATCCGCCAGAACGGGCAGCTCCTGCTCCTCGAAATGCTCCGCTCCTACCTGGAACAGGAGGAACCACCGGCCGGATGGCTGCGGCTGCTCGCCGACGACTCCCTCCGCCCGGCCCTGCGCCTGATCCACGAGCAACCCGGCGCGACCTGGCAACTGTCCGAGCTGGCACACGCCGCCGGCATGTCACGCACCAGTTTCGCCGCACGGTTCCGCGCGGTCGCCGGCACCACGCCGCTGGCCTACCTGTCGCGCTGGCGGATGCTCCTCGCCCAGCGCGCCCTCCGCAATCCCGACGTCCGTGTCGGCGCCCTCGCCGCCGAACTCGGCTACAGCTCGGAGAGCGCATTCAGCACCGCGTTCAAACGCGAGGTCGGCGAAGCCCCCTTGCACTACCGCCGACGGTCGCACCTCAGGGCATGA
- a CDS encoding SDR family NAD(P)-dependent oxidoreductase, with amino-acid sequence MTAQQTPLGTPFTAASTAADVLDGLDLSGQEVIVTGGHGRLGREVTRALAAAGAGVTVAARDPERAAAAVDGLAGVRVERLDLTDLASIDDFARRRLASRQPVHVLVNNAAVPFHPRPVRDARGRELQFSTSHLGHFHLTRALLPALRAAEGARVVTVSSGAARFGEIRWDDLDFETGYDPASAYGQAKRANVLFSVELDRRHAEQGIRAFAAHPGVVIGPGPFTPQQVASYRAQGLIDDNGDTVIDPVAGKKTIEQGAATLVFGAASPLLDGLGGVYLKDSDVAVIDDEPRPLTADSIPADANSAMLDPDDARRLWEVSERLLS; translated from the coding sequence ATGACAGCACAGCAGACCCCCCTGGGCACACCGTTCACCGCCGCCTCCACCGCCGCCGACGTCCTCGACGGTCTTGACCTGAGCGGGCAGGAGGTGATCGTCACCGGCGGTCACGGCCGGCTCGGCCGAGAGGTCACCCGTGCCCTCGCCGCCGCCGGTGCCGGGGTGACCGTGGCGGCGCGCGACCCGGAACGGGCAGCCGCGGCGGTGGACGGACTCGCGGGGGTACGCGTCGAGCGTCTCGACCTCACCGACCTCGCTTCGATCGACGATTTCGCCCGCCGCCGGCTCGCCTCGCGGCAGCCCGTGCACGTTCTGGTCAACAACGCCGCGGTGCCGTTCCACCCGCGGCCGGTACGCGACGCACGCGGTCGGGAACTGCAGTTCTCGACCTCCCACCTCGGCCACTTCCACCTCACCCGAGCGCTGCTGCCGGCTCTGCGCGCGGCGGAAGGCGCCCGGGTCGTCACGGTGTCCTCGGGCGCGGCCCGGTTCGGCGAGATCCGCTGGGACGACCTGGACTTCGAAACCGGGTACGACCCCGCCTCGGCATACGGCCAGGCCAAGCGGGCCAACGTCCTGTTCAGCGTCGAACTCGACCGCCGCCACGCCGAACAGGGCATCCGGGCCTTCGCAGCCCACCCCGGCGTCGTCATCGGCCCCGGCCCCTTCACCCCGCAACAGGTCGCCTCCTACCGCGCGCAGGGACTGATCGACGACAACGGCGACACCGTCATCGACCCCGTGGCCGGCAAGAAGACGATCGAGCAGGGTGCGGCGACCCTCGTCTTCGGCGCGGCCAGCCCGCTGCTGGACGGACTCGGCGGGGTCTACCTCAAGGACAGCGATGTCGCCGTGATCGACGACGAGCCGCGCCCACTGACCGCCGACAGCATCCCGGCGGACGCGAACTCGGCGATGCTCGACCCCGACGACGCCCGCCGGCTGTGGGAGGTGAGCGAGCGACTGCTGTCCTGA
- a CDS encoding bifunctional NAD(P)/FAD-dependent oxidoreductase/class I SAM-dependent methyltransferase, with amino-acid sequence MSEHPAPSRRTAHPEHTGHPQYPVLERHCDVAVIGGSAAGLAAALQLARQRRGVVVVDDGTPRNAPAAHMHGYLGHEGATPGELTGIGRAEVRAHGGEVLTGRVVGVHRRDDGRFRLDLTGGHTLVARRVLAATGLSDELPPIDGVAEQWGRGVVHCPFCHGFEVRDQRLVQIVTHPLGLHPTPLFRHLTDRLTVVLHDPTGLDDDAVEALAASGVPVERSEVVRVLTGPDGEVSGVELAGGRVLEADAVVVGPRFRARAEVLAGVGLAAAPHPTGAGDALTVDPRGETSVPGVYAAGNLTDPSAQVLPSAARGSQVGAMIAFDLAEEDLRAAARHSGEEADWDQRYGGPDRTWSGNPNGTLVREATELTPGRALDVGTGEGADALWLAEHGWKVTATDISGNALARVRTEAERRGLSVTLVRSDANDPAPFGTDTFDLVSLQYGSFKRTPDQRGLRSLLAAVAPGGTLLVVHHDLTPLHDPVDVAAQTRMYDPQAFVGLDEVAAALTADPDAWHVETHETRPRPAGAASPHHVSDVVLRATRRTL; translated from the coding sequence ATGAGCGAGCATCCCGCGCCGAGCCGGCGGACGGCCCACCCCGAGCACACCGGCCACCCCCAGTACCCCGTCCTGGAACGTCACTGCGACGTCGCCGTCATCGGCGGCTCGGCCGCCGGCCTGGCCGCCGCCCTGCAACTCGCCCGCCAACGCCGTGGCGTCGTCGTGGTCGACGACGGCACCCCGCGCAACGCCCCGGCCGCACACATGCACGGCTACCTCGGGCACGAGGGCGCAACGCCCGGTGAGCTGACGGGGATCGGGCGCGCGGAGGTACGCGCCCACGGCGGGGAGGTGCTCACCGGCCGGGTCGTGGGGGTGCACCGCCGCGACGACGGCCGGTTCCGGCTCGACCTCACCGGCGGGCACACGCTGGTCGCCCGCCGCGTCCTCGCCGCGACCGGCCTGTCCGACGAGCTCCCCCCGATCGACGGCGTCGCCGAGCAGTGGGGGCGTGGCGTGGTCCACTGCCCGTTCTGCCACGGCTTCGAGGTGCGCGACCAACGCCTGGTGCAGATCGTCACGCACCCCCTGGGGCTTCACCCGACGCCGCTGTTCCGGCACCTGACCGACCGGCTGACCGTCGTGCTGCACGACCCGACCGGGCTCGACGACGACGCGGTCGAGGCCCTTGCCGCCTCCGGCGTCCCCGTCGAGCGCAGCGAGGTCGTCCGGGTCCTCACCGGCCCGGACGGCGAGGTGTCAGGGGTCGAACTCGCCGGCGGCCGCGTCCTCGAAGCCGATGCCGTCGTGGTCGGCCCCCGGTTCCGCGCACGCGCCGAGGTGCTGGCCGGCGTCGGGCTCGCCGCCGCTCCGCACCCGACCGGCGCCGGTGACGCGCTGACGGTCGACCCGCGCGGAGAGACCTCCGTACCGGGGGTCTACGCGGCCGGCAACCTCACCGACCCGAGTGCGCAGGTGCTGCCGTCGGCCGCCCGAGGCAGCCAGGTCGGCGCCATGATCGCCTTCGACCTCGCCGAGGAGGACCTGCGCGCCGCCGCCCGGCACTCGGGCGAGGAGGCCGACTGGGACCAGCGCTACGGGGGTCCTGACCGGACGTGGAGCGGCAACCCCAACGGCACGCTCGTCCGCGAGGCCACCGAGCTGACCCCGGGCCGGGCGCTCGACGTCGGCACCGGTGAGGGCGCCGACGCCCTCTGGCTGGCCGAGCACGGCTGGAAGGTGACCGCCACCGACATCTCCGGCAACGCGCTCGCCCGGGTGCGGACCGAGGCCGAACGCCGCGGGCTCTCCGTCACCCTCGTCCGCAGCGACGCGAACGATCCCGCCCCCTTCGGCACCGATACCTTCGACCTGGTCTCCTTGCAGTACGGCTCGTTCAAGCGCACGCCCGACCAGCGCGGTCTGCGCAGCCTGCTCGCCGCCGTCGCCCCCGGCGGCACCCTCCTGGTCGTCCACCACGACCTCACCCCGCTGCACGATCCGGTGGACGTGGCCGCCCAGACCCGGATGTACGACCCGCAGGCGTTCGTCGGGCTCGACGAGGTCGCCGCCGCGCTCACCGCCGACCCCGACGCCTGGCACGTCGAGACCCACGAGACCCGGCCACGGCCCGCCGGGGCCGCCAGCCCCCACCACGTCAGCGACGTCGTCCTGCGCGCCACCCGACGAACGCTCTGA
- a CDS encoding helix-turn-helix domain-containing protein produces MNAVADIEALARSRLRSMRTTLGYSLDELAERTNLSASTISRVETGKRTLSLDVLVPLAGALQMSLDLLFEAPTDDDVVIRPVAHSNGTRTTWPLSRPDGRTVAMKMRLERSDEQPCLRVHPGHDWFLVLEGSVRLWLGERQIDVDTGEAAEFTTMVPHAITALYGPAELIMVFDREGQRAHVHQ; encoded by the coding sequence ATGAACGCAGTCGCCGACATCGAGGCTCTGGCGCGGTCGCGCCTGCGCAGCATGCGCACCACCCTGGGGTACTCCCTGGACGAACTGGCCGAGCGCACCAACCTGAGCGCGTCGACCATCAGCCGCGTCGAGACGGGCAAGCGCACGCTCAGCCTCGACGTGCTCGTGCCGCTGGCCGGCGCCCTCCAGATGAGTCTCGACCTGCTCTTCGAGGCGCCCACCGACGACGACGTCGTCATCCGGCCGGTCGCCCACAGCAATGGCACGCGGACGACGTGGCCGCTGAGTCGTCCCGACGGCCGCACGGTCGCGATGAAGATGCGTCTGGAGCGGTCCGATGAGCAGCCCTGCCTGCGGGTCCATCCGGGCCACGACTGGTTCCTGGTGCTGGAGGGGAGTGTGCGGCTGTGGCTGGGCGAGCGGCAGATCGACGTCGACACCGGTGAGGCGGCGGAGTTCACGACAATGGTCCCGCACGCGATCACGGCCCTGTACGGTCCGGCCGAGTTGATCATGGTCTTCGACCGCGAAGGGCAGCGGGCACACGTGCACCAGTGA